Proteins encoded together in one Desulfatirhabdium butyrativorans DSM 18734 window:
- the mrdA gene encoding penicillin-binding protein 2 has translation MTNPKRLLSSQTPDFDWYRKRLFVSACIVLPVFAALFFRLLYLQIIEGDYFKQLSENNCIRIQNFDSPRGLIFDRNGVLLVDNQPSYDAGLVLKDAKPLGQALQHLATYLDLSEDEIEQTIERKKSLAALKPITIKENISRNLLGFLEANRYDIPGLVVDVRLKRRYVYADTTAHILGYLGEVSSAELAGERFMAYRRGDIVGKYGIERSYEDILKGVRGGRQIVVDARGRLSTVLDTIASVPGSNLFLSIDATLQQKAESLLSGTVGAVVAIEPFSGKVLAMVSSPSFDPNHFIDGMSREQWEQLSKNRQRPLENKAIQAEYPPASTYKIVTAIAGLEEGVIDEKTTFNCPGYLKFGDRDYRCWRKGGHGTVNVIRALAESCDVFFYQTGLRLGVDRLATYAKAFGLGAPSGIHLDGEASGLIPTSSWKKKKTGVPWQMGETLSIAIGQGYNMVTPLQNALVIAAIANGGYLMTPVLVERIESPEGDILEETRSAVKGKMAISAKTLGLVQKGLWEAVNGPSGTARLARLDNIGVAGKTGTAQVFSRKSSGSDEERRALHLRSHAWFVAYAPFSSPKIAVSVIVEHGEHGASAAAPIAAEMIKTYLETSVGKAIIDEAKQQG, from the coding sequence ATGACGAATCCCAAACGTTTGCTTTCCTCCCAAACCCCTGATTTCGATTGGTACAGGAAGAGGCTTTTCGTATCGGCTTGTATCGTGCTGCCCGTTTTCGCCGCCTTGTTTTTTCGTCTGCTCTATCTCCAAATTATCGAGGGAGACTATTTTAAACAGCTCTCCGAAAACAATTGTATCCGTATTCAGAATTTCGATTCTCCCAGGGGATTGATTTTTGATCGAAATGGCGTTTTGCTTGTCGATAACCAACCGTCATACGATGCTGGACTTGTTTTAAAGGATGCCAAGCCTCTGGGACAAGCGTTGCAGCATCTCGCCACCTATCTTGATCTTTCTGAGGACGAAATCGAGCAGACTATCGAGAGAAAAAAGTCCCTTGCAGCGTTGAAACCGATTACCATCAAAGAAAATATTTCTCGGAACCTGCTCGGATTCTTAGAGGCCAATCGGTATGACATACCTGGCTTGGTGGTTGATGTCCGCTTGAAGAGACGCTATGTATATGCGGATACGACCGCGCATATTTTGGGTTATCTGGGAGAGGTCAGTTCGGCGGAATTGGCTGGAGAACGGTTTATGGCATATCGGCGAGGCGATATCGTTGGAAAATATGGAATTGAAAGAAGCTATGAAGATATTCTGAAAGGGGTACGTGGAGGGAGACAGATCGTAGTTGATGCCAGGGGCAGATTGTCGACCGTGCTCGATACCATTGCTTCTGTGCCAGGTTCCAATCTTTTCCTGTCAATTGATGCGACGCTTCAGCAGAAGGCAGAATCCCTTCTCAGCGGAACAGTGGGCGCTGTCGTCGCAATTGAACCTTTTTCGGGAAAAGTTCTTGCAATGGTCAGCAGCCCAAGCTTTGATCCGAATCATTTTATCGATGGAATGAGCAGAGAGCAATGGGAACAGTTAAGCAAGAACCGGCAAAGACCCCTCGAAAACAAGGCGATTCAGGCTGAATACCCTCCGGCATCCACATACAAGATCGTTACTGCCATCGCCGGTCTGGAAGAAGGGGTGATCGATGAGAAAACGACTTTTAATTGTCCGGGATATCTGAAATTCGGGGATCGGGACTACCGGTGCTGGAGAAAAGGGGGGCATGGAACCGTAAATGTCATCCGGGCGCTGGCCGAATCCTGTGACGTTTTCTTTTATCAAACAGGGTTGCGGCTCGGTGTGGATCGACTGGCTACTTATGCCAAAGCTTTTGGATTGGGCGCACCAAGCGGGATTCATCTGGATGGAGAGGCTTCCGGGTTGATTCCGACTTCTTCGTGGAAAAAGAAGAAAACAGGTGTGCCCTGGCAAATGGGAGAAACCCTTTCGATCGCGATTGGTCAGGGCTATAATATGGTGACCCCCTTGCAAAATGCACTGGTAATCGCCGCGATAGCCAATGGGGGATACCTGATGACACCAGTTCTGGTTGAACGTATCGAGAGCCCGGAAGGCGACATTCTTGAAGAAACGCGATCGGCAGTAAAAGGGAAAATGGCGATTAGCGCCAAAACACTTGGCTTGGTGCAAAAAGGATTGTGGGAAGCAGTCAATGGCCCTTCAGGCACGGCAAGATTGGCAAGACTCGACAATATTGGTGTGGCTGGGAAAACTGGAACCGCCCAGGTTTTTAGCAGAAAATCATCCGGTAGTGACGAGGAGAGAAGAGCTTTGCATTTGCGCTCCCATGCATGGTTCGTTGCCTATGCCCCATTTTCGTCTCCAAAAATTGCGGTCTCAGTCATTGTCGAACATGGGGAGCATGGCGCAAGTGCAGCGGCGCCCATCGCTGCGGAGATGATCAAGACTTATCTGGAAACATCGGTTGGAAAAGCCATAATTGATGAAGCGAAGCAACAGGGATAG
- the rodA gene encoding rod shape-determining protein RodA has product MIDRRLVQHFDWVLLVGLVLLIMVGLTTLYSATSVGKVGVVSNIFYKQLSWYGVGWIVLIVVLFFDYRKSESYAYWLYVGIVLMLVGVLIAGRHVAGARRWLGLGPIAFQPSEMMKIVIILALSKFYSKRVSIHGLGIRDIWPAILMTAIPFGLILKQPDLGTGLILVLIASSMTLLARVKKGVLLALCLTGLVVLPAGWLVLKEYQRQRIVTFLSPERDPLGAGYHIIQSKIAVGSGQLVGKGFMKGTQNVLSFLPEQHTDFIFSVLAEDWGLIGSFIVLLLFLSVIVWSLNIGHQCRDAYGIFVIYGISSLFFWEVSINVAMVMGMVPVVGIPLPFVSYGGTAVLVMMTSMGLLMNISMRRFLFE; this is encoded by the coding sequence ATGATAGACCGAAGACTGGTTCAGCATTTTGACTGGGTGTTGTTGGTTGGGCTTGTTTTACTGATCATGGTTGGCTTGACGACCCTTTATAGTGCTACATCGGTTGGAAAGGTCGGGGTTGTTTCGAACATTTTTTATAAGCAGCTCAGTTGGTATGGCGTTGGATGGATCGTACTGATCGTCGTGCTGTTCTTTGACTATCGAAAATCGGAATCCTATGCCTACTGGCTTTATGTCGGCATCGTGCTCATGCTGGTGGGTGTTCTGATCGCGGGAAGGCATGTTGCAGGCGCCAGAAGGTGGCTTGGATTGGGGCCCATTGCATTCCAGCCCTCCGAGATGATGAAGATCGTGATCATCTTGGCCCTCTCAAAGTTCTATTCGAAACGGGTCAGTATTCATGGCCTTGGGATACGGGATATTTGGCCCGCAATTCTCATGACGGCAATTCCATTTGGCCTGATTCTCAAACAGCCGGACTTGGGTACAGGATTGATACTGGTCCTGATCGCCAGCTCAATGACGTTATTGGCTCGGGTTAAGAAAGGCGTTTTACTGGCACTGTGCTTAACCGGATTGGTCGTGCTGCCTGCGGGATGGCTTGTTTTGAAGGAGTATCAGAGGCAGCGGATTGTAACTTTTCTTTCGCCGGAAAGAGATCCGTTGGGTGCTGGTTATCATATTATTCAGTCGAAGATCGCTGTCGGTTCAGGGCAACTTGTCGGGAAGGGCTTCATGAAAGGGACACAAAACGTACTCTCATTCCTTCCAGAGCAACATACCGATTTTATTTTTTCGGTTCTTGCCGAAGATTGGGGTTTGATAGGCTCATTTATCGTGTTGTTGCTATTTTTATCCGTCATTGTATGGAGTTTAAACATTGGACATCAGTGCCGAGATGCTTACGGCATTTTCGTAATATATGGAATTTCAAGTTTATTCTTTTGGGAAGTCAGCATCAATGTTGCAATGGTGATGGGTATGGTTCCAGTGGTAGGGATTCCACTGCCATTCGTTTCATATGGAGGGACCGCGGTTCTGGTCATGATGACTTCGATGGGCTTACTAATGAATATTAGTATGAGAAGATTTCTGTTTGAATGA